The Pirellulales bacterium genome segment GATTGTCTCGTCACGACCCGCGAGCAAGTGGGCGGCAGTGAAGTTCGCCGTGGAGCACTCGGCCGCGGCGCGTCACGCCCAAGGATGCCTTCGGGTGGATGCATACGTGGCGCCATGGAACGGTTCCGGCGCCGGCACCGAACTGCTGACGAGGAGACCCAGCCATGCTCGTTCTATCCCGTCGCCCTGGCGACAAGATCGTGTTCCCCGACTTGGATATACTGGTCGAGATTCTGCAATCGACCGGTAAAAACGTGCGCGTCGGCATCGATGCGCCCTCGGACGTGGCCGTCTTACGGCATGAATTGACTCGCACGGACGAACATCGGCGGGAAGCATCGCCGCGGCGAAAATCCCCCGACAATCACCGGCTGCGAAACAAGCTAAACACCGCGCGGCTGGCGCTATGCTTGCTCGAGAAGCAGATGGAGGCAGGCCTGCCAGATGCGGCCAAATTGACGCTGGCCCGTGCGCTCGAGGAATTTGCGGCCGCGGCCAACGAGCTTCAGCCCGCAGAAGATCGTCACGAGCAGGCCGCGAAACTGCCTCGGCTGCGTGCCCTGCTGGTCGAGGACGATGCGAATGAGAGTGAACTGCTGGCGGGCATCTTGCGGATGAGCGGGATCGTCGTCGATACGGCCGGCGACGGCTGGCAGGCGCTCGATTACCTGGCCCATCACGAGCGGCCGGACGTGGTGTTGCTCGATATGCGGATGCCGCGGTTCGATGGCCCTTCGACGATCTCGGCCATTCGGCAGAACCCAGAGTTGCAAGGGCTCAAGGTCTATGCAGTCAGTG includes the following:
- a CDS encoding response regulator, with the protein product MLVLSRRPGDKIVFPDLDILVEILQSTGKNVRVGIDAPSDVAVLRHELTRTDEHRREASPRRKSPDNHRLRNKLNTARLALCLLEKQMEAGLPDAAKLTLARALEEFAAAANELQPAEDRHEQAAKLPRLRALLVEDDANESELLAGILRMSGIVVDTAGDGWQALDYLAHHERPDVVLLDMRMPRFDGPSTISAIRQNPELQGLKVYAVSGSTPDEVGLPMGPGGVDRWFSKPLDPGRLVREMKHELDMPHASALAT